The Streptomyces nitrosporeus genome includes a window with the following:
- a CDS encoding restriction endonuclease → MGRDRRAGFDLRRTAFGFALIAVVVCGAGLTLRTALESAESHPVAAVVLVLLLGAGAVALLRRRRNRRLAARGAAAVVETAYEVADTVLAEAGAAASAAGVPAPRQEAADRAPEDWAGMDPYAFEEAVADLCRRDGCQEVDVVGGAGDLGADVLAVAPDGRRIVVQCKRYAPDNKVGSQDLQRFGGTCYAVHGADTALAVTTSTFTEPALEYAERCGIVCVDLEGLTAWSGGVQPPPWHTGTAAAPA, encoded by the coding sequence GTGGGAAGAGACCGGCGGGCCGGGTTCGACCTGCGCCGCACGGCGTTCGGGTTCGCCCTGATCGCCGTGGTGGTCTGCGGGGCCGGCCTGACGCTCCGTACGGCCCTGGAGAGCGCGGAGAGCCACCCGGTGGCCGCCGTGGTCCTGGTCCTGCTGCTGGGGGCCGGGGCGGTGGCCCTGCTGCGGCGGCGCCGCAACCGCAGGCTCGCCGCCCGGGGCGCGGCCGCGGTCGTCGAGACCGCCTACGAGGTGGCGGACACCGTGCTCGCCGAGGCCGGTGCCGCGGCCTCGGCCGCGGGGGTCCCCGCGCCCCGCCAGGAGGCCGCGGACCGGGCTCCCGAGGACTGGGCCGGCATGGACCCGTACGCCTTCGAGGAGGCCGTCGCCGACCTCTGCCGCAGGGACGGCTGCCAGGAGGTCGACGTCGTGGGCGGCGCCGGGGACCTGGGCGCCGACGTGCTCGCCGTGGCCCCCGACGGGCGCCGGATCGTCGTCCAGTGCAAGCGCTACGCCCCGGACAACAAGGTCGGCTCCCAGGACCTCCAGCGCTTCGGCGGCACCTGCTACGCCGTCCACGGGGCCGACACCGCCCTCGCCGTCACCACCAGCACGTTCACCGAGCCCGCCCTGGAGTACGCCGAGCGGTGCGGCATCGTCTGCGTCGACCTGGAGGGGCTCACCGCGTGGAGCGGGGGCGTGCAGCCGCCGCCCTGGCACACCGGGACGGCCGCGGCCCCGGCCTGA
- a CDS encoding GNAT family N-acetyltransferase has translation MDPHGTLALFDLRMREHARPDGPGVRVERVGGIVRATGAADDWNGVLWSDPGLTAEDARAGIAAQVAHYTSLGIGEFEWKLYAHDGPPGLGRLLTEAGFEAGGTETVLVAPVREQTARVPLPAGVRLRTVTGPAGVDLLVRAHERAFGTDGTRLRGQVLRRLGDSAFAAVVALADGEPVSSARMELYPGTGFAGLWGGGTVAAWRGRGLYRALVAHRAVLAAELGYRFLQTDATDMSAPILRGLGFTALTATTPYVFRTAP, from the coding sequence ATGGACCCGCACGGCACACTGGCGCTCTTCGACCTCCGGATGCGCGAACACGCCCGCCCCGACGGCCCCGGCGTCCGGGTGGAGCGGGTGGGCGGGATCGTCCGGGCGACCGGCGCGGCCGACGACTGGAACGGCGTGCTGTGGAGCGATCCCGGCCTCACCGCCGAGGACGCCCGGGCCGGGATCGCGGCCCAGGTGGCGCACTACACGTCCCTGGGAATCGGCGAGTTCGAGTGGAAGCTGTACGCGCACGACGGCCCTCCCGGCCTGGGGCGGCTGCTCACCGAGGCGGGTTTCGAGGCCGGCGGGACGGAGACGGTGCTGGTCGCCCCGGTCCGGGAGCAGACCGCCCGGGTGCCGCTGCCCGCGGGCGTACGGCTGCGCACCGTGACCGGCCCGGCCGGGGTGGATCTGCTGGTCCGCGCCCATGAGCGGGCCTTCGGCACGGACGGGACGCGCCTGCGCGGCCAGGTCCTCCGCAGGCTCGGTGACAGCGCCTTCGCCGCCGTGGTGGCGCTGGCGGACGGGGAGCCGGTGAGTTCGGCCCGGATGGAGCTGTACCCGGGGACGGGCTTCGCCGGTCTCTGGGGCGGCGGCACCGTCGCCGCCTGGCGGGGCAGGGGGCTCTACCGGGCGCTGGTCGCCCACCGGGCCGTCCTCGCCGCGGAACTCGGCTACCGGTTCCTCCAGACCGACGCCACGGACATGTCCGCGCCGATCCTGCGCGGGCTCGGCTTCACGGCCCTGACGGCGACGACCCCGTACGTCTTCCGTACCGCTCCGTAG
- the ccrA gene encoding crotonyl-CoA carboxylase/reductase, translating to MKEILDAIQSPDSTAADFAALPLPESYRAVTVHKDETEMFDGLATRDKDPRKSLHLDEVPVPELGPGEALVAVMASSVNYNSVWTSIFEPLSTFGFLERYGRLSELTKRHDLPYHIIGSDLAGVVLRTGPGVNSWNPGDEVVAHCLSVELESSDGHNDTMLDPEQRIWGFETNFGGLAEIALVKSNQLMPKPKHLSWEEAAAPGLVNSTAYRQLVSRNGAGMKQGDNVLIWGASGGLGSYATQFALAGGANPICVVSSDQKAEICRKMGATAIIDRNAEDYRFWKDEHHQDPREWKRFGKRIRELTGGEDVDIVFEHPGRETFGASVYVTRKGGTIVTCASTSGYNHEYDNRYLWMSLKRIIGSHFANYREAWEANRLIAKGKIHPTLSKVYSLQDTGQAAHDVHRNVHQGKVGVLALAPREGMGVRDTELREQHIDAINRFRDV from the coding sequence GTGAAGGAAATCCTGGACGCGATCCAGTCGCCGGACAGCACCGCCGCCGACTTCGCCGCCCTGCCCCTGCCCGAGTCGTACCGCGCGGTGACCGTGCACAAGGACGAGACCGAGATGTTCGACGGGCTCGCCACGCGCGACAAGGACCCGCGCAAGTCCCTGCACCTGGACGAGGTGCCGGTGCCCGAACTCGGGCCCGGCGAGGCGCTCGTCGCCGTGATGGCCAGCTCCGTGAACTACAACTCGGTCTGGACCTCCATCTTCGAGCCGCTGTCGACCTTCGGTTTCCTGGAGCGCTACGGCCGCCTCAGCGAACTGACGAAGCGTCACGACCTGCCCTACCACATCATCGGCTCCGACCTGGCGGGCGTCGTCCTGCGCACCGGCCCCGGGGTCAACTCCTGGAACCCCGGCGACGAGGTCGTCGCCCACTGCCTCTCGGTCGAACTCGAGTCCTCCGACGGCCACAACGACACGATGCTCGACCCCGAGCAGCGCATCTGGGGCTTCGAGACCAACTTCGGCGGCCTCGCGGAGATCGCCCTGGTCAAGTCCAACCAGCTGATGCCGAAGCCGAAGCACCTCAGCTGGGAGGAGGCGGCAGCGCCCGGCCTGGTCAACTCCACCGCGTACCGCCAGCTCGTCTCGCGCAACGGCGCGGGCATGAAGCAGGGCGACAACGTGCTGATCTGGGGCGCCAGCGGCGGCCTCGGCTCCTACGCCACGCAGTTCGCACTGGCCGGCGGCGCCAACCCGATCTGCGTCGTCTCCAGCGACCAGAAGGCCGAGATCTGCCGGAAGATGGGCGCCACCGCGATCATCGACCGCAACGCCGAGGACTACCGGTTCTGGAAGGACGAGCACCACCAGGACCCGCGCGAGTGGAAGCGGTTCGGCAAGCGCATCCGCGAGCTGACCGGCGGCGAGGACGTGGACATCGTCTTCGAGCACCCCGGCCGCGAGACCTTCGGCGCGAGCGTCTACGTCACCCGCAAGGGCGGCACGATCGTCACCTGCGCCTCGACCTCGGGCTACAACCACGAGTACGACAACCGCTACCTGTGGATGTCGCTCAAGCGGATCATCGGCTCGCACTTCGCCAACTACCGCGAGGCGTGGGAGGCGAACCGGCTGATCGCCAAGGGGAAGATCCACCCCACCCTGTCGAAGGTCTACTCCCTCCAGGACACCGGCCAGGCCGCGCACGACGTGCACCGCAACGTCCACCAGGGCAAGGTCGGCGTCCTCGCACTGGCCCCCCGCGAGGGCATGGGCGTGCGCGACACGGAGCTGCGCGAGCAGCACATCGACGCCATCAACCGCTTCCGGGATGTCTGA